The proteins below are encoded in one region of Equus przewalskii isolate Varuska chromosome 1, EquPr2, whole genome shotgun sequence:
- the THBS1 gene encoding thrombospondin-1: MGLAWGLSVLFLLHVCGSNRIPESGGDNSVFDIFELTGAARKGSGRRLVKGPDPSSPAFRIEDANLIPPVPDDKFQDLVDAVRAEKGFLLLASLRQMKKTRGTLLAVERKDHSGQIFSVVSNGKAGTLDLSLTVQGKQHVVSVEEALLATGQWKSITLFVQEDRAQLYIDCEKMENAELDVPIQSIFTRDLASIARLRIAKGGVNDNFQGVLQNVRFVFGTTPEDILRNKGCSSSTNVLLTLNNNVVNGSSPAIRTNYIGHKTKDLQAICGISCDELSNMVLELRGLRTIVTTLQDSIRKVTEENKELANELRRPPLCYHNGVQYRNNEEWTVDSCTECRCQNSVTICKKVSCPIMPCSNATVPDGECCPRCWPSDSADDGWSPWSEWTSCSVTCGNGIQQRGRSCDSLNNRCEGSSVQTRTCHIQECDKRFKQDGGWSHWSPWSSCSVTCGDGVITRIRLCNSPSPQMNGKPCEGEARETKACRKDACPINGGWGPWSPWDICSVTCGGGVQKRSRLCNNPTPQFGGKDCVGDVTENQICNKQDCPIDGCLSNPCFAGTKCTSYPDGSWKCGACPPGYSGNGVQCEDVDECKEVPDACFNHNGEHRCRNTDPGYNCLPCPPRFTGSQPFGQGVEHAAANKQVCKPRNPCTDGTHDCNKNAKCNYLGHYSDPMYRCECKPGYAGNGIICGEDTDLDGWPNEDLVCVANATYHCKKDNCPNLPNSGQEDYDKDGIGDACDDDDDNDKIPDDRDNCPFHYNPAQYDYDRDDVGDRCDNCPYNHNPDQADTDNNGEGDACAADIDGDGILNERDNCQYVYNVDQRDTDMDGVGDQCDNCPLEHNPDQLDSDSDRIGDTCDNNQDIDEDGHQNNLDNCPYVPNANQADHDKDGKGDACDHDDDNDGIPDDRDNCRLVPNPDQKDSDGDGRGDACKDDFDHDNVPDVDDICPENVDISETDFRRFQMIPLDPKGTSQNDPNWVVRHQGKELVQTVNCDPGLAIGYDEFNAVDFSGTFFINTERDDDYAGFVFGYQSSSRFYVVMWKQVTQSYWDTNPTRAQGYSGLSVKVVNSTTGPGEHLRNALWHTGNTPGQVRTLWHDPRHIGWKDFTAYRWRLSHRPKTGFIRVVMYEGKKIMADSGPIYDKTYAGGRLGLFVFSQEMVFFSDLKYECRDS, from the exons atggggctggcctggggactCAGCGTCCTGTTCCTCTTACATGTGTGTGGCTCCAACCGCATTCCAG AGTCTGGGGGAGACAACAGCGTGTTCGACATCTTTGAACTCACGGGGGCTGCCCGCAAGGGCTCTGGACGCCGGCTGGTGAAGGGTCCTGACCCTTCCAGCCCAGCTTTCCGCATCGAGGATGCCAACCTGATCCCCCCTGTGCCTGATGACAAGTTCCAAGACCTAGTGGATGCTGTGCGGGCCGAGAAAGGGttcctcctcctggcctccctgAGGCAGATGAAGAAGACCCGGGGCACTCTGCTGGCCGTGGAGAGGAAAGACCACTCTGGCCAGATCTTCAGTGTGGTCTCCAATGGCAAGGCGGGCACCCTGGACCTGAGCCTGACCGTGCAGGGGAAGCAGCATGTGGTGTCCGTGGAAGAAGCGCTCCTGGCGACCGGCCAGTGGAAGAGCATCACCCTGTTTGTGCAGGAGGACAGGGCCCAGCTTTACATCGACTGTGAGAAGATGGAGAATGCTGAGCTGGACGTCCCCATCCAGAGCATCTTCACCAGGGACCTGGCCAGCATCGCCAGACTCCGCATCGCAAAAGGAGGTGTCAATGACAATTTCCAG GGGGTGCTGCAGAACGTGAGGTTTGTCTTCGGAACCACACCAGAAGACATCCTCAGGAACAAAGGCTGCTCCAGCT CTACCAATGTCCTCCTCACCCTCAACAACAATGTGGTGAATGGTTCCAGCCCTGCTATCCGCACTAACTACATCGGCCACAAGACGAAGGATCTGCAGGCCATCTGTGGCATCTCTTGTGATGAGCTGTCCAACATGGTCCTGGAGCTCAGGGGCCTGCGTACCATCGTGACCACGCTTCAGGACAGCATCCGCAAAGTG ACTGAAGAGAACAAAGAACTGGCCAATGAGCTGCGGAGGCCTCCCCTCTGCTACCACAACGGAGTTCAGTACAGGAATAATGAGGAATGGACTGTTGATAGCTGCACTGAGTGTCGCTGCCAG AACTCAGTCACTATCTGCAAAAAAGTTTCCTGCCCCATCATGCCCTGCTCCAATGCCACAGTTCCTGATGGAGAATGCTGCCCCCGGTGTTGGC CCAGTGACTCTGCGGACGATGGCTGGTCCCCATGGTCTGAGTGGACTTCCTGCTCTGTGACATGTGGCAATGGAATCCAGCAGCGTGGCCGCTCCTGCGATAGCCTCAACAACCGATGCGAGGGCTCCTCTGTCCAGACGCGGACCTGCCACATTCAGGAGTGTGATAAGAGAT TTAAACAGGATGGCGGCTGGAGCCACTGGTCCCCATGGTCATCTTGCTCTGTGACATGTGGTGATGGTGTGATCACAAGGATCCGGCTCTGCAACTCTCCCAGCCCCCAGATGAATGGGAAACCCTGCGAAGGCGAAGCTCGGGAGACCAAGGCCTGCAGGAAGGATGCCTGCCCCA TCAATGGAGGCTGGGGTCCCTGGTCCCCGTGGGACATCTGTTCTGTCACCTGTGGAGGAGGGGTGCAGAAACGTAGCCGGCTCTGCAACAACCCCACACCCCAGTTTGGAGGCAAGGACTGCGTTGGTGATGTGACAGAGAACCAGATCTGCAACAAGCAGGACTGTCCAATTG ATGGATGCCTGTCCAATCCTTGCTTTGCTGGTACTAAGTGTACTAGCTACCCTGACGGGAGCTGGAAATGTGGCGCCTGTCCCCCCGGTTACAGCGGAAATGGCGTCCAGTGCGAAGATGTTGATGAG TGCAAAGAAGTGCCTGATGCCTGCTTCAACCACAATGGCGAGCACCGGTGTAGGAACACAGATCCCGGCTACAACTGCCTGCCCTGCCCGCCGCGCTTCACTGGCTCGCAGCCCTTTGGCCAGGGCGTGGAGCATGCCGCTGCCAACAAACAG GTGTGCAAGCCCCGCAACCCCTGCACAGACGGGACACATGACTGCAACAAGAACGCCAAGTGCAACTACCTGGGCCATTACAGCGACCCCATGTACCGCTGCGAGTGCAAGCCCGGCTACGCAGGCAATGGCATCATCTGCGGGGAGGACACGGACCTGGACGGCTGGCCCAACGAGGACCTGGTGTGCGTGGCCAATGCAACTTACCACTGCAAAAAG GATAATTGCCCCAACCTTCCCAACTCGGGACAGGAAGACTATGACAAGGATGGAATTGGTGATgcctgtgatgatgatgatgacaatgataaaaTTCCAGATGATAGG GACAACTGTCCATTCCATTACAACCCAGCCCAGTATGACTATGACAGAGATGACGTGGGAGACCGCTGTGACAACTGCCCCTACAACCACAACCCGGATCAGGCTGACACGGACAACAATGGGGAAGGAGACGCCTGTGCTGCAGACATTGATGGGGATG GTATCCTCAATGAGCGAGACAACTGCCAGTATGTCTACAACGTGGACCAGAGGGACACGGATATGGATGGGGTTGGAGATCAGTGTGATAACTGCCCCCTGGAACACAATCCAGATCAG cTCGACTCTGATTCAGACCGCATTGGAGATACCTGTGACAACAATCAGGATATTGACGAAGATGGCCACCAGAACAACCTGGACAACTGTCCCTACGTGCCCAATGCCAACCAAGCTGACCATGACAAAGATGGCAAGGGAGATGCCTGTGACCACGATGATGACAATGACGGCATTCCTGATGACAGGGACAACTGCAGACTTGTGCCCAATCCCGACCAGAAGGACTCTGATG GTGATGGTCGAGGTGATGCTTGCAAAGATGATTTTGACCACGACAATGTGCCAGATGTTGATGACATTTGTCCTGAAAACGTTGATATCAGTGAAACTGATTTCCGCCGATTCCAGATGATTCCTCTAGATCCCAAAGGGACATCTCAAAATGACCCTAACTGGGTTGTACGCCATCAGGGTAAAGAACTCGTCCAGACTGTCAACTGTGATCCTGGACTTGCTATAG GTTATGACGAGTTTAATGCTGTGGACTTCAGTGGGACCTTCTTCATCAACACCGAGAGGGATGATGACTACGCCGGGTTTGTGTTTGGCTACCAGTCCAGCAGCCGCTTCTATGTTGTGATGTGGAAGCAAGTCACCCAGTCCTACTGGGACACCAACCCCACGAGAGCTCAGGGATACTCAGGCCTTTCTGTGAAAGTTGTGAACTCCACCACAGGGCCTGGCGAGCACCTGCGGAATGCCCTGTGGCACACAGGAAACACCCCTGGCCAG gtGCGTACCCTGTGGCATGACCCTCGTCACATAGGCTGGAAAGATTTCACTGCCTACAGATGGCGTCTCAGCCACAGGCCAAAGACAGGTTTCATTAG aGTGGTGATGTATGAAGGGAAGAAAATCATGGCTGACTCAGGACCCATCTATGACAAAACCTATGCTGGCGGCAGGCTagggttgtttgtcttctctcAAGAAATGGTGTTCTTCTCAGACCTGAAATATGAATGCAGAG aTTCCTAA